The following coding sequences are from one uncultured Bacteroides sp. window:
- a CDS encoding two-component regulator propeller domain-containing protein, with translation MKKIILIIIIFILLSPFHTKAQTGKFYSSDKELSNSLINQVYQDKKGFIWIATENGLNRFDGMRFSIYKHIPNDSTSLKNNYVRTLFEDSFNRFWIGCISGLQLYDRATDSFKEIRVHREDGRTNPHITSIIERKNGDLWIATSGQGVISLKKGKEEHEFNTEGELINKMHSNFLNVIFEDSKQNLWIASEDKGLFRYSPEKKTLQCFRASQGLSSEDVYAITEDKKGNIYVGTLTGGLFRLPAEHYYSDSRFESITYKNHVLLNIRTLMIDQQEKLFIGTDGEGLKEYNAKKNVIEDSKINAAPFDFSKSKIHSLIEDRDNNLWLGIFQKGIILIPGTQNKFGYYGYKSIRKNTIGSSSVMAICTDKTGTTWVGTDNDGLYAINDEGEQLKHFGPQAGNPHSVPGTIMCIYEDSDQNLWIGSYFSGLAKVDKRTGKCEYFNNFSRQIDGNGNEKVLCITEDKNKNLWIGTYGSGIYKLNLRTYQMTHYESTRSENDDWKIDKLPNDWVNCIMEDHRGMLWIGTYKGLSCLDPVKNSFINYKDKNNLLPRYVVYTLLETTDGKIWAGTSEGLACFDKETLNTTTFNISNGLPSDVICGLAEDEHHNIWISTYQGLSKFIVKEKKFINYYACDGIQGNEFTRGAFFKDKRGKIYFGGTSGITTFYPKEITERKKELKVIITELYLANHAVRKGDKSGNNVITDTSVMDANHFTLAYNENTFSIEFSVLEFNNPERISYQYKIDELGKEWISNHPGINRVTFSNLAPGKYTFRVRACDHDNCSNIRTVKILITPPWYQTWWAITIWSILFVAVVYACTMYILSRIHHKQELLKREHQEQISEAKLQFFINISHEIRTPMTLIISPLEKLIAEHSPKQATYMMIYRNAQRILRLINQLMDIRKLDKGQMHLKFRETDIVGFIDDLMHTFDYQAQKKNITFNFLTELPEEKQEDATTLPNSQQKKELKAWVDLNNFDKVLLNVLSNAFKYTPEGGSITVKLSIGHDKSINGPLKDYFEIIVSDTGIGIDQDKIKQIFERFYQIDNDLTKSNFGTGIGLHLSRSLVELHHGTIKAENHTNGVGTDFIVRLPLGYKHLQKSELEDPSSEIAIKNTLNLQKTELIGQEEETQKTEVVKPKAKTHYRILIIEDDDEIRQYIRNELSHDYHIAECVNGREGVEYVLKEKPDLVISDIMMPEMDGITLCRKIKQNINVNYIPVILLTAKAKPEDRLEGLETGADAYIMKPFNTDLLRTTIVNLISNRERLKNKYAGEKRVEEKIGKIQLKSSDEALMEKIMKTINEHISDPALNVELLAANAGMSRVHMHRKLKELTNQSARDFIRGIRLKQAAALFKEKDLNISEVAYATGFASLPHFSNSFKDFYGMSPTEYKEQTAHSGDKEIENEKNE, from the coding sequence ATGAAAAAGATCATCCTTATTATTATAATCTTTATACTATTATCACCTTTCCACACGAAAGCACAAACAGGTAAATTTTACTCTTCTGACAAAGAACTATCCAACAGCCTGATCAATCAAGTATATCAGGATAAAAAAGGATTTATTTGGATTGCCACGGAGAATGGACTAAACCGTTTCGACGGAATGCGTTTCTCTATTTATAAGCACATACCCAATGATAGTACCAGTTTGAAAAACAACTATGTACGAACGCTGTTTGAAGATAGTTTCAATCGATTTTGGATAGGGTGTATCAGCGGCTTACAGCTATATGACCGTGCTACTGATTCTTTCAAGGAAATTCGTGTTCACAGGGAAGACGGACGAACAAATCCGCACATCACCTCTATTATAGAGCGTAAAAACGGAGATTTATGGATCGCCACATCCGGACAAGGGGTCATTTCTTTAAAGAAAGGTAAGGAAGAGCATGAATTTAACACCGAAGGGGAACTCATTAATAAAATGCATAGCAACTTCCTAAACGTCATTTTTGAAGATAGCAAACAAAATCTCTGGATTGCTTCAGAAGATAAAGGCCTTTTCCGATATTCCCCTGAAAAAAAAACCTTGCAATGTTTCAGAGCCTCTCAAGGGCTTTCTAGCGAAGACGTATATGCCATTACTGAAGATAAAAAAGGAAATATATATGTAGGTACTCTTACCGGAGGCTTATTCAGATTACCTGCCGAACATTATTATTCAGACAGCCGATTTGAGTCAATCACCTATAAGAATCATGTATTATTAAACATCCGCACTCTGATGATAGACCAACAGGAGAAACTTTTCATCGGAACAGACGGAGAAGGGCTCAAAGAGTATAATGCAAAGAAAAACGTCATAGAAGACAGTAAAATAAATGCCGCACCTTTCGATTTTTCCAAATCAAAAATTCATTCACTCATCGAAGATAGAGACAATAATTTGTGGCTTGGCATTTTCCAAAAGGGAATTATATTAATCCCCGGAACTCAAAATAAATTTGGCTACTACGGTTATAAGTCCATCCGAAAAAACACAATCGGCTCTAGTAGCGTCATGGCTATTTGCACCGACAAAACGGGAACTACATGGGTAGGAACGGATAACGACGGTTTATATGCCATCAATGATGAAGGAGAACAATTGAAGCATTTCGGTCCGCAGGCAGGAAATCCTCATTCAGTACCGGGAACAATCATGTGTATCTATGAAGACTCTGACCAAAATCTATGGATAGGCTCTTATTTCAGCGGACTGGCTAAAGTGGATAAACGTACCGGTAAATGTGAGTATTTCAACAACTTTTCGCGCCAGATTGACGGCAACGGTAATGAAAAGGTGCTCTGCATAACGGAAGACAAAAATAAGAATTTATGGATAGGGACTTATGGATCCGGAATCTACAAACTTAATCTTCGCACTTACCAAATGACTCATTATGAATCTACCCGAAGCGAAAATGACGACTGGAAGATCGATAAATTGCCTAATGACTGGGTAAACTGTATAATGGAAGATCATCGTGGCATGTTATGGATCGGAACTTATAAAGGATTGTCTTGTTTGGATCCGGTAAAAAATAGCTTCATCAATTATAAAGACAAGAATAATCTGCTACCGAGATATGTAGTATATACACTGCTCGAAACCACGGACGGAAAAATATGGGCAGGTACCTCGGAGGGATTGGCTTGCTTCGATAAAGAGACACTAAATACAACGACTTTCAACATATCCAACGGCTTGCCTAGTGATGTTATCTGCGGATTGGCAGAAGATGAACACCATAATATATGGATCAGCACCTATCAGGGGCTATCTAAATTCATAGTCAAAGAAAAGAAATTCATCAATTATTATGCATGTGATGGCATCCAAGGGAATGAGTTTACTCGTGGTGCATTCTTTAAAGACAAGCGCGGTAAGATTTACTTTGGTGGCACAAGTGGTATCACAACATTCTACCCTAAGGAGATTACCGAACGAAAGAAAGAACTAAAAGTTATTATCACAGAGCTTTATTTAGCTAATCATGCTGTGAGAAAAGGAGATAAATCGGGGAATAATGTGATAACAGATACATCTGTCATGGATGCTAATCATTTTACCTTGGCATACAATGAAAATACTTTTAGCATAGAGTTTTCCGTACTCGAATTCAATAATCCCGAACGTATCAGCTATCAGTATAAGATAGATGAATTGGGCAAAGAATGGATCAGTAACCATCCGGGAATTAACAGGGTGACTTTCAGCAACCTTGCTCCGGGGAAATATACGTTCAGAGTACGCGCCTGCGATCACGACAATTGCTCTAATATACGTACAGTAAAGATTTTAATTACTCCTCCATGGTATCAAACCTGGTGGGCAATCACTATATGGAGCATACTGTTTGTTGCTGTTGTTTATGCGTGTACGATGTATATTCTTTCTCGTATACATCATAAGCAAGAACTACTTAAACGCGAACATCAGGAACAGATCAGTGAAGCAAAATTACAGTTCTTCATCAACATATCGCATGAGATACGTACCCCGATGACACTGATTATCAGTCCGCTAGAGAAATTAATAGCGGAACATTCTCCAAAGCAGGCTACCTATATGATGATTTATCGAAACGCACAGCGTATCCTGAGGTTAATCAACCAGCTAATGGATATTCGAAAATTGGATAAAGGGCAGATGCATCTAAAATTCAGGGAAACAGATATTGTAGGCTTTATAGACGATCTAATGCATACGTTTGATTATCAGGCTCAAAAAAAGAACATCACATTCAATTTCCTTACCGAACTACCTGAAGAAAAACAAGAGGATGCTACTACTCTACCCAACAGTCAACAGAAAAAGGAGCTAAAAGCATGGGTAGATCTTAACAATTTTGACAAAGTACTGCTGAATGTACTCTCGAACGCATTTAAGTATACTCCCGAAGGGGGAAGCATTACCGTAAAACTTAGCATCGGACACGATAAAAGTATCAACGGTCCTCTGAAAGATTATTTTGAAATTATTGTCTCCGACACCGGCATAGGTATCGACCAAGATAAAATAAAGCAGATATTCGAACGCTTTTATCAGATTGACAATGATCTGACCAAATCAAACTTTGGTACAGGCATCGGATTGCATCTGTCACGCTCTCTTGTAGAGTTGCATCATGGTACCATTAAAGCAGAGAATCATACGAACGGAGTTGGAACAGATTTCATCGTTCGTTTGCCTCTAGGATACAAGCATCTACAGAAAAGTGAACTCGAAGATCCATCCTCAGAGATCGCAATAAAGAACACCTTGAACCTTCAGAAAACGGAACTCATTGGCCAAGAAGAGGAGACTCAAAAGACAGAAGTCGTAAAGCCCAAGGCAAAAACACATTACCGCATTCTCATTATCGAAGATGATGATGAGATACGCCAGTATATCCGCAATGAATTATCTCACGATTATCACATTGCAGAGTGTGTAAACGGGCGTGAAGGAGTAGAGTATGTATTGAAAGAAAAACCGGATTTGGTAATCAGTGACATCATGATGCCGGAGATGGATGGCATCACGCTTTGCCGAAAAATAAAGCAAAATATCAATGTTAATTATATTCCGGTTATACTGCTTACTGCTAAAGCAAAACCCGAAGACCGCTTAGAGGGATTGGAAACCGGAGCGGATGCGTATATCATGAAGCCGTTCAATACCGATCTACTGCGCACTACGATTGTGAACCTTATCAGTAATCGTGAGCGTTTAAAGAATAAATATGCAGGCGAAAAAAGAGTAGAAGAGAAAATCGGAAAAATACAGCTAAAATCATCTGATGAAGCTCTGATGGAGAAGATCATGAAGACTATCAATGAGCACATATCAGATCCGGCACTAAATGTAGAATTGCTTGCTGCCAATGCAGGAATGAGCCGAGTACATATGCACCGCAAACTCAAAGAGCTTACCAACCAATCGGCGCGTGATTTTATTCGTGGCATTCGTCTAAAACAAGCTGCCGCTCTCTTCAAAGAGAAAGACCTAAACATCTCCGAAGTAGCCTATGCCACAGGGTTTGCAAGCTTGCCACATTTCTCTAATTCCTTCAAAGATTTTTATGGAATGTCGCCTACAGAATATAAAGAGCAGACTGCACACTCAGGAGATAAAGAGATAGAAAACGAGAAAAACGAATAA
- a CDS encoding glycoside hydrolase family 43 protein, whose translation MKNDKLLKSLLALLFSSCVLDVSYSCTSSDHLGTLKPVSQGKAVALFDDFSYKGEDDFYEKTPLPDASSFYNPILPGWYSDPSICRKGDDYFLVTSTFSYFPGVPIFHSKDLMNWRQIGNVLNRPSQLVNMIGQHISGGIFAPAISYNPHNDTYYMITTNVGAGNFFVKTKDPFGEWSDPIWLPDVKGIDPSFFFDDNGKAYIVNNDEPEGEPEYNGHRAIRVQEFDPATDKTFGPRKVLINKGAHPEDKPIWIEGPHMYKINGRYFLMSAEGGTSTWHSEVIFSGDSPMGTFVPWKNNPILTQRHLNPQRPNPITCAGHADLVQTKEGDWWAVFLACRPIDNKFENLGRETFMMPVKWSDDGFPYMTQGDDLVPMLLKREGVKRDKTVTFGNFEVTDDFSSSQLGLEWMTLRTPGTDLYSLSENPGYLTLKCSDVAATEKKTPAFICRRMQHHKFECTTQMLFDPSDDKSSAGLLLFKDETHQYFLAVSKQGDEKCIALEKVGNSANTILASKNFDKEAKAIDLKVVSKGLYYDFYYAVEKGKWLLLSENVDAGYLSTSNANGFTGTTIGMYAVQK comes from the coding sequence ATGAAAAATGACAAACTATTGAAATCTTTGTTGGCTTTATTGTTTTCGTCTTGTGTATTGGATGTATCCTACTCTTGCACTTCTAGTGATCACCTAGGAACTCTTAAACCTGTATCTCAGGGAAAAGCTGTTGCTCTTTTTGATGATTTTAGCTATAAGGGAGAGGATGACTTTTATGAAAAGACCCCTTTACCTGATGCTAGTAGCTTCTATAACCCGATTTTGCCGGGTTGGTATTCTGATCCCAGTATATGCAGAAAGGGTGACGACTATTTTCTTGTGACTTCAACATTTTCTTATTTCCCTGGTGTACCTATTTTTCATAGTAAAGATCTGATGAATTGGCGACAAATAGGAAATGTGCTCAATCGCCCTTCTCAACTTGTTAATATGATTGGTCAGCACATTAGTGGAGGTATTTTTGCTCCTGCTATTTCTTATAATCCACATAATGATACCTATTATATGATTACTACTAATGTAGGTGCAGGCAATTTCTTCGTAAAAACGAAAGACCCGTTTGGAGAGTGGTCTGATCCTATATGGCTACCTGATGTAAAAGGCATTGATCCTTCCTTCTTTTTTGATGATAATGGAAAGGCATACATTGTGAACAATGATGAGCCTGAAGGAGAGCCTGAATATAATGGTCATAGGGCTATTAGAGTGCAAGAGTTTGATCCGGCTACTGACAAGACTTTCGGCCCTCGTAAAGTACTTATTAATAAAGGAGCACATCCTGAAGATAAACCGATTTGGATTGAAGGTCCGCACATGTACAAGATCAATGGACGATATTTCTTAATGTCGGCAGAAGGAGGTACCAGTACATGGCATTCTGAAGTTATTTTTAGTGGTGATTCTCCTATGGGTACCTTTGTGCCATGGAAAAACAATCCGATACTAACACAAAGGCATTTGAATCCTCAGCGCCCTAACCCTATTACCTGCGCGGGGCATGCTGATTTAGTTCAAACAAAAGAAGGCGATTGGTGGGCTGTTTTCTTGGCATGCCGACCTATAGATAATAAGTTTGAAAATTTGGGACGCGAAACTTTTATGATGCCTGTGAAATGGAGTGATGATGGTTTTCCATATATGACTCAGGGGGACGACTTAGTGCCGATGCTCCTAAAGAGAGAAGGAGTAAAAAGAGATAAGACAGTTACATTTGGTAATTTTGAGGTTACGGATGATTTCTCCTCTTCCCAATTAGGACTGGAATGGATGACTTTAAGAACCCCTGGAACTGATCTATATTCTCTGTCAGAAAATCCCGGTTATCTTACACTGAAATGTAGCGATGTAGCTGCTACTGAAAAGAAAACTCCGGCTTTTATCTGCCGTCGCATGCAACATCATAAATTTGAATGCACCACACAGATGCTTTTTGATCCTTCGGATGATAAATCATCAGCCGGTCTTTTACTCTTTAAAGATGAAACGCATCAATATTTCCTTGCTGTTAGTAAGCAGGGAGACGAAAAATGCATTGCTCTTGAAAAGGTCGGAAACTCGGCTAATACAATATTGGCTAGTAAGAATTTTGATAAAGAGGCGAAAGCGATTGATTTGAAAGTTGTATCAAAAGGACTCTATTATGATTTTTATTATGCTGTAGAAAAAGGTAAATGGCTTTTGTTGAGCGAGAACGTAGATGCCGGATATTTATCTACGAGCAATGCTAATGGATTTACCGGAACAACAATTGGCATGTATGCCGTTCAAAAATAA
- a CDS encoding TonB-dependent receptor, protein MKNVVKQIQRTTLLFLCMLLYSITISAQSGIIVKGIVVDEKNEPVIGANITLKGNNAVGTIADLDGHFSLEVPSTKSILVISFIGMTTQEVKVQANKQLHVILKVDNVQLGEVVVVGYGQQKKASVVGAITQTTGKVLERAGGVSDLGSALTGNLPGVVTMQGTGMPGEEEPKIVIRGSSSWNNSDPLVLVDGIERPMNSVDITSVQSISVLKDASATAVYGVKGANGVVLITTKRGTEGSAKIEIGFNATMKAPSKLPSKLDSYDAFMARNTAIEHELGLRPDSWAMIRSQEYIDNYRNQTTVEQRERYPNVDWQKALFKDNAMSYSANINVSGGTKFVKYFASADYVHEGDLFRLYDNNRNYNSGYGYNRLNVRSNLDFNITKTTVFKMNLSGSNGIRKAPWNNGSATEWQIGQQWAGAYNIAPDVFLPQYSDGSWGYYPSISNVSNSAQNLSIGGTMQTTTTRINTDFILQQDLSFITKGLSARGTVSWDNVFVEKNRGINDTYNSAQTKWIDPVTGQVRYGQNFESNNGFDWTQGVNWSSVAGDVDNGATVRNLYYQAQLNWARDFKKHSVTAMGLFSRQENARGSVMPTYREDWAFRTTYNYANKYFVEYNGAYNGSEKFSKENRFAFFNSGALGWMISEEKFMNFSKKWLDMLKIRTSYGEIGDDNVGGDQFDSSRRWLYMNQWAYGGHTKMDLNQKESIYTWYRESGIGNEDVKWETVKKFNLGVDYSFLDGLLAGTVEVFEDNRSNILIWGSDRAIPSYYGTTPPTVNKGKVRTKGYELELRLNKTFRNQLHLWGNFSMTHAKNEVLVKDDQPLRPNYQKAAGYTIGQYRSYIDAGFIQNYDQLYGSPAYDANDADKLPGDYYIVDFNGDGVIDNKDQAPYGYSGTPQNTFNATLGFEWKGFSAFVQFYGVTNVTRDVPLNSFGGKMNTVYDTGTWWSKDNPHADVTVPRWNSTLGYTGTKNLYDGSYIRLKNAEVSYTFKKGWVKKIGLNNLKIYLNGNNLWLWTRMPDDREANLSGAGFLGAYPTVRRYNLGIKFTL, encoded by the coding sequence ATGAAAAATGTAGTAAAACAGATTCAGAGGACTACTCTCCTTTTTTTGTGTATGCTATTGTATAGTATTACAATATCTGCACAAAGTGGGATTATAGTGAAAGGAATAGTAGTGGATGAAAAAAATGAACCGGTGATAGGGGCGAATATCACTTTAAAGGGGAACAATGCAGTGGGTACAATTGCCGACTTGGATGGACATTTCTCTTTAGAAGTTCCTAGCACTAAATCAATTCTTGTTATTTCATTCATAGGAATGACAACTCAGGAGGTGAAAGTACAGGCAAATAAGCAACTTCATGTTATCTTGAAAGTTGATAATGTGCAGTTGGGCGAAGTTGTCGTTGTAGGTTATGGTCAACAAAAGAAAGCTAGTGTTGTAGGAGCAATAACTCAAACGACTGGTAAGGTGCTCGAACGCGCGGGTGGTGTGAGTGATCTAGGATCGGCACTGACTGGTAACTTGCCCGGTGTGGTTACCATGCAAGGTACAGGTATGCCTGGTGAAGAAGAACCGAAAATTGTTATTCGTGGTTCCAGTTCATGGAATAATAGCGATCCATTGGTGTTAGTCGATGGAATTGAACGTCCGATGAATTCAGTGGATATTACTTCAGTACAATCTATATCTGTATTGAAAGATGCTTCTGCTACAGCTGTGTATGGTGTGAAGGGAGCGAATGGGGTTGTCTTAATTACTACTAAACGTGGTACTGAAGGTAGTGCGAAAATAGAGATCGGATTTAATGCAACGATGAAAGCTCCATCAAAGCTTCCAAGCAAGCTCGATTCTTATGATGCATTTATGGCTCGTAATACTGCAATAGAACATGAGTTAGGATTAAGACCTGATTCATGGGCAATGATCCGGTCACAAGAATATATTGATAACTATCGTAATCAGACCACAGTAGAACAGCGAGAACGTTATCCGAATGTTGATTGGCAAAAAGCGTTATTTAAAGACAATGCGATGTCTTATAGTGCAAACATAAATGTAAGCGGTGGTACTAAGTTTGTAAAATATTTTGCTTCTGCGGATTATGTTCACGAAGGAGATTTATTCCGTCTCTATGACAATAACCGTAATTATAATTCTGGTTATGGCTATAATCGTCTTAATGTTCGTAGTAACCTTGATTTCAATATAACGAAAACAACGGTATTTAAAATGAACCTATCCGGTTCAAATGGTATCAGAAAAGCTCCTTGGAATAATGGGAGTGCTACTGAATGGCAGATAGGGCAGCAGTGGGCTGGTGCTTACAACATTGCTCCTGATGTATTCCTTCCACAATATTCAGATGGAAGTTGGGGATATTATCCGTCTATTTCTAACGTTTCTAATTCAGCTCAGAATTTATCTATTGGAGGAACGATGCAAACGACTACTACCCGTATTAATACGGATTTCATTTTGCAACAAGATCTGAGCTTTATTACCAAAGGTTTATCTGCGAGAGGTACTGTTTCTTGGGATAATGTTTTTGTAGAGAAAAACAGAGGTATTAATGATACTTATAATTCAGCACAAACAAAATGGATAGATCCTGTAACTGGTCAAGTAAGATATGGTCAGAATTTTGAATCGAATAATGGATTCGATTGGACGCAAGGTGTGAATTGGTCTTCTGTAGCTGGAGATGTTGATAATGGTGCAACTGTGCGCAATCTTTATTATCAGGCGCAATTGAATTGGGCGCGCGATTTTAAAAAACATAGTGTAACAGCTATGGGATTGTTCAGCCGTCAGGAAAATGCTAGAGGTAGTGTGATGCCGACTTATCGTGAAGACTGGGCATTTCGTACAACCTATAATTATGCCAATAAATATTTTGTTGAATATAATGGAGCTTATAATGGATCTGAAAAATTTAGCAAGGAAAACCGTTTTGCTTTCTTCAATTCAGGTGCTCTAGGATGGATGATTTCTGAAGAGAAGTTTATGAATTTCTCTAAGAAATGGTTGGATATGTTGAAAATAAGAACTTCTTACGGTGAAATTGGAGATGATAATGTTGGAGGAGATCAATTTGATTCGAGCAGACGCTGGCTTTATATGAACCAATGGGCATATGGAGGTCATACTAAAATGGATTTAAACCAAAAAGAAAGTATTTATACATGGTATCGCGAATCTGGAATCGGAAATGAGGATGTAAAATGGGAAACAGTTAAGAAGTTTAATTTAGGAGTAGACTACTCATTTCTTGATGGTTTGCTTGCTGGTACTGTAGAAGTCTTTGAGGATAATCGTTCTAACATTTTGATTTGGGGATCAGATCGTGCAATCCCATCTTATTATGGAACAACACCTCCTACTGTAAATAAGGGTAAGGTGCGTACGAAAGGTTATGAGTTAGAATTGCGCTTAAATAAAACCTTTAGAAACCAACTACACTTGTGGGGTAACTTTAGCATGACTCATGCGAAAAACGAAGTGTTAGTGAAAGATGATCAACCACTGAGGCCTAATTATCAAAAAGCAGCAGGATATACTATTGGTCAGTATAGATCATACATTGACGCAGGATTTATTCAGAATTATGACCAATTATACGGTAGTCCCGCTTATGATGCGAATGATGCTGATAAATTACCGGGCGACTATTACATTGTTGACTTCAATGGAGATGGGGTTATTGATAACAAAGACCAGGCTCCTTACGGATATTCCGGGACTCCACAAAATACGTTTAATGCAACACTTGGATTTGAGTGGAAAGGCTTTAGCGCATTTGTACAATTCTATGGTGTTACGAACGTAACTCGCGACGTGCCATTAAATAGTTTTGGTGGTAAGATGAATACGGTATATGACACAGGTACATGGTGGTCTAAAGATAATCCTCATGCGGATGTTACAGTTCCTCGTTGGAATTCTACTTTAGGCTATACCGGCACAAAAAATTTATATGACGGTTCTTATATCCGCCTTAAAAATGCCGAAGTCTCTTATACTTTTAAGAAAGGTTGGGTAAAGAAAATTGGTCTTAATAATCTGAAGATTTATCTAAATGGTAATAATCTTTGGTTGTGGACCAGAATGCCTGATGACCGTGAAGCAAACTTATCAGGGGCAGGTTTTCTAGGAGCTTATCCTACGGTAAGACGTTATAATTTAGGTATTAAATTCACGTTATAA
- a CDS encoding RagB/SusD family nutrient uptake outer membrane protein, whose translation MKKIYKTFLRTCFFSLLLGTSLMSCSDYLDKQPEATVSGEEAFKNFRNFQGYIEEIYNCIPDKEKCNYCPSWNWGDDEIFNPEADNRMTHQADLGNFRAWQSTGNWLYKSGSPSSGAGFDHSLWPQSWYCIRKANLGLANLDKLTTATQEEKDIIAGQLYFFRAWWHFELIQYFGGLPYVDQVQDSKVKLELPRLTYQECADKIAADFRKAADLLPLNWDDTDVGKDTQGKNQLRLNKIMALGYLGKNYLWAGSPLMKNGAQVGGSQTYNYDDAYCKKAAEAFGELLGLVQSGQTQYELAEFNYKNIYNHEKASDAVSCFSDIFYTTRQNWLMPGSVEAIFRGPSRDANSSNWNTAKVFGPKVANLITQDNVIHQPTANMVNMYGMANGLPLDDPNSGFDPSHPFKNRDPRFYHDIVFDGFHYVYGTLTAEQEPYRYCELYTGGNMRPVENASRTGYFIQKLVPHTCNQGDKTYDWGGNFHCYLPYMRLSDIYLMYAEACASFGGANGRASNLQLTAEGAINKIRERCGAAHVAASYVNDNHKFMDEIRRERAVELAFEGFRFNDLQRWLLLTEYPYTVKTSQEFDRMESADFFKANDPRDARVANFRQEVILTRNFSVKHYWFPLPDNDVYLYPEFPQNPGW comes from the coding sequence ATGAAAAAAATATATAAAACTTTTCTGCGAACATGTTTCTTCTCCCTTCTATTGGGAACAAGTTTGATGTCCTGTTCCGATTATTTGGATAAACAACCTGAGGCAACAGTATCCGGTGAGGAAGCATTTAAAAATTTCCGAAACTTTCAAGGATATATCGAAGAGATATACAATTGTATACCTGATAAAGAAAAATGTAATTATTGTCCTTCATGGAATTGGGGTGATGACGAGATTTTTAACCCTGAAGCTGACAATCGCATGACTCATCAAGCCGATCTTGGTAATTTCCGGGCTTGGCAGTCAACAGGAAATTGGCTATATAAATCTGGTAGTCCATCTTCTGGCGCTGGTTTTGATCACTCTTTATGGCCACAATCTTGGTATTGCATTCGTAAGGCGAATCTTGGGCTTGCTAACTTGGATAAACTCACTACTGCTACACAAGAAGAGAAGGATATTATTGCAGGTCAATTGTATTTCTTTCGTGCATGGTGGCATTTTGAATTGATACAATACTTTGGTGGTTTACCTTATGTGGATCAAGTACAAGATTCAAAGGTGAAATTAGAGTTACCTCGATTGACCTATCAGGAATGTGCTGATAAAATTGCTGCAGACTTCAGAAAAGCGGCCGACTTGTTACCTCTCAATTGGGATGATACTGATGTGGGTAAAGATACGCAAGGAAAGAATCAGCTTCGTCTTAATAAAATAATGGCTTTAGGCTATTTAGGTAAAAATTACCTCTGGGCTGGCAGTCCGTTGATGAAAAATGGGGCGCAAGTTGGAGGTAGTCAGACTTATAATTATGATGATGCTTATTGCAAAAAGGCTGCTGAAGCTTTTGGAGAACTCTTGGGTTTGGTGCAAAGTGGACAAACACAATATGAACTAGCTGAATTCAACTATAAAAATATTTACAATCATGAAAAGGCATCTGATGCTGTAAGTTGTTTTTCGGATATTTTTTATACTACCCGACAGAATTGGTTGATGCCAGGAAGTGTGGAAGCTATTTTTAGAGGACCGTCTCGCGATGCTAACTCAAGTAACTGGAATACCGCGAAAGTTTTTGGTCCGAAAGTGGCTAATCTTATAACTCAAGATAATGTAATTCATCAACCGACGGCTAATATGGTGAATATGTATGGAATGGCCAACGGGCTTCCTTTAGATGATCCCAATTCCGGTTTTGATCCGAGCCATCCATTCAAGAATCGTGATCCGCGTTTTTATCATGACATTGTTTTTGATGGTTTCCACTATGTATATGGTACCTTAACTGCAGAGCAAGAACCTTATCGTTATTGTGAACTTTATACAGGAGGAAATATGAGGCCAGTTGAAAATGCAAGTCGTACGGGATATTTTATTCAAAAATTAGTGCCTCATACTTGTAATCAAGGTGATAAAACGTATGATTGGGGTGGAAACTTCCATTGTTATTTACCTTATATGCGTTTGAGTGATATCTATTTAATGTATGCGGAAGCTTGTGCTTCGTTTGGGGGTGCTAATGGAAGAGCTTCAAATCTTCAACTGACAGCTGAGGGTGCTATCAATAAAATTCGTGAACGTTGTGGCGCTGCTCATGTGGCTGCTTCATATGTGAACGATAATCATAAATTCATGGATGAAATTCGACGTGAACGTGCTGTAGAACTAGCTTTTGAAGGATTTCGTTTCAATGACCTGCAACGTTGGTTGCTACTCACAGAGTATCCTTATACGGTAAAAACATCTCAAGAGTTTGATCGTATGGAGAGTGCTGATTTCTTTAAAGCAAATGATCCGAGAGATGCAAGAGTTGCCAATTTTAGACAAGAAGTTATTTTGACTCGTAACTTTAGTGTAAAACACTATTGGTTCCCATTACCGGATAATGATGTATACCTCTATCCGGAATTCCCGCAAAATCCGGGTTGGTAA